One stretch of Calditrichota bacterium DNA includes these proteins:
- the nagA gene encoding N-acetylglucosamine-6-phosphate deacetylase has translation MSEKVEKIVAIHYLTGKNVEVLIRNGKIDCINEIDGEKNSFKEKIFIAPGLIDNQVNGFNGVDFSGPGLTVEDVEKVVRGLYQFGVTSFLATVVTSPVEVMKENLSVIAEAMKIEEIGRSIPGIHLEGPFLCPENGFRGAHNPAWLRSPDWEFFRQLNAAAEGRITQVTIAPELDGAIDFIQKCSKQGIVVGIGHHNGTAEDIRRAADAGAAISTHLGNACANYIHRHKNPLWPQLAEDRLMASIIVDGHHLSRDEVNVFFRAKGMEQIVLISDMTKFAGLQPGKYSWNGVELEVTDSGIVRLVKENMLAGAAFPLDHCVNKMMEFTGCSLAEVIAMASFNPARLNGLFDRGSIEPDKRADLIIFSLENGKMKIKQTIVAGEIVFQRE, from the coding sequence CAAAATTGATTGCATTAATGAAATTGATGGTGAAAAGAATTCATTCAAAGAAAAAATTTTTATTGCGCCTGGATTAATTGACAATCAGGTGAATGGATTCAATGGTGTTGATTTTTCAGGGCCGGGATTGACTGTCGAAGATGTGGAAAAAGTCGTGCGCGGATTGTACCAATTCGGCGTGACCAGTTTTCTGGCGACCGTGGTCACCAGCCCGGTTGAAGTAATGAAGGAAAATCTCAGCGTGATTGCGGAGGCAATGAAAATAGAAGAAATTGGCAGGTCAATCCCCGGCATTCATTTGGAGGGACCGTTTTTGTGTCCAGAAAATGGATTCCGGGGCGCGCACAATCCGGCATGGTTGCGCTCTCCTGACTGGGAATTTTTCAGACAACTCAACGCAGCGGCAGAGGGGAGAATTACTCAAGTCACTATCGCTCCGGAACTTGATGGCGCAATCGATTTCATTCAGAAATGTTCGAAGCAGGGTATTGTCGTCGGAATTGGACATCACAACGGGACAGCGGAAGATATTCGGCGCGCAGCAGATGCCGGCGCTGCGATTTCCACGCATCTGGGAAATGCTTGCGCCAATTACATTCACCGTCACAAAAATCCGCTCTGGCCGCAACTGGCAGAAGACAGACTGATGGCAAGTATCATTGTTGATGGCCATCATTTGTCGCGTGACGAGGTGAATGTGTTTTTTCGCGCTAAAGGTATGGAACAGATTGTCTTGATTTCCGATATGACAAAATTCGCTGGTTTGCAGCCGGGAAAATATTCCTGGAATGGTGTAGAACTGGAAGTAACCGATTCCGGCATTGTTCGTCTGGTTAAAGAAAATATGCTTGCCGGAGCCGCTTTTCCGTTGGATCACTGTGTGAATAAAATGATGGAATTTACAGGTTGTTCGTTGGCGGAAGTGATTGCCATGGCAAGTTTTAATCCGGCAAGATTAAATGGCCTTTTTGACCGCGGGTCAATTGAACCGGACAAACGCGCTGATTTGATAATCTTTTCTTTGGAAAACGGGAAAATGAAAATCAAACAAACAATTGTAGCCGGAGAAATTGTTTTTCAACGGGAATAG